CTACCTCAATATGCTTACAGAACGTCACCAAGACACGGCGGGTGGAATTCTGCTGCGAAGGGTATCAGGAACGGCGCACCGGAAACGGAACCAGCGGCGAGTGTCGTCCAATATGCCGCGGTGGGTGCATCCATGGCGAGTGTACGGCACCGAACGTGTGCTCTTGCGAGGCTGGTTTCGGGGGCAAATATTGTCTGCAGAGTAGGTGCCGTTTGGAAGTTGGTTGTTGTGCGGTTTACGTGTCCCGATACTTAATGAAGCGCTGTGAGTGATTACTTTCAGGGTGCCGTAATGGAACGTGGGGTGTGAACTGTCGGAATCGATGCCATTGTCAGAACTTTGCACATTGCGATACAAAAACTGGACATTGTCGGTGCACTGAGGGCTGGATGGGAAAATAGTTGAGTACAACAAGGGACATTCAAAGGATTAGTATTTGTTAATGTCGCTTACATCCTTTACAGCTGTGAAACTCCTTGTGCGGCAGGCTACTTTGGGACGATGTGCGTTAGCAAGTGTAGTTGTAGTACTCGCTCGTGTCATCCCCAAACAGGAATCTGTATGCCGGATGATGAGATAGTAATGTTTGATAACATCACCCGAACGGTAGAGAACAGTTTCTCCTCCGAAAGCACTGAGCGAATATCGGCCGAACAATGGATCAAAGTTGAGAACTTGACACATTCGACCACCAGCAGTACTACCACCGACAATGCCAATATTACAAAAACCACTTTTAGCACTGCAAGTACATTTTCGGAGATACCTACCTCATCCACAACGGAAGCTGCCGGACAAATGCTACCGAATGCGACCTACGCCGAGTCCTACCACGAGTACCTGCCGAACAACACCGAAATGAGCATGGTCCTCACAAAAGGTCACTCACGTACGGCCAGCAACGAAAGTATGTACGAGCTAGTTACGACCACTTCACGCGTCGAGATCACCTTCATCGATACGGCGgtgaaaaaaattgaagatCACTCCACGGTTAACAACGCGACCGACGAGGAGGAAGAATTGCTTTCCATATCTAACGACACCGCGAACGATACGGACACCCAGCTCGTGTATCTGGAATCGGAAAACCATCCCGTACTGGTGGACATATCCGGGGAAGGAACGGCCCACAGTGAAGCCAACGATCGACAAGCGTTTGTGACGATCTCCTGTTTGTTGATCACACTAGCCCTGCTCATATCGGTTGTATTTTATATGAAGCGTTTAAATAGGAAAACTCTAGCCAAACCTGCACCCAGTACACCACCGCCAGTAAAGATTGTCGACGAAAGTGTCCAAACGGGATCCGATTCCAATCGATCGTCTGATCCACTTCCAGATTTGCCGCACGTAACGTACACGAGAGTAAAGCCAAAATTGCAAAGAAATGGAGATATCGGTGAGTTATATCTGGCTGCTGTACAATGTGATCATCGTGATGATCTCTCATTACAATTGTTCACAGAACACTACGACGTCCCGGCAAACAACAGCTTCATTCATCGGGCTAAATCATCGCCGTACAACTACAACTTCACTATCAATCAAAAGCATCCACCCAGAAAGTATAGCCTGGAGCATATCTATGACGAAATCCAATATCCACCGTTGGCGGAAGCGGCGAATGGTACGACCCAGCCAGATAAACCATCAGAAGATCAGCTGGATGAGAAGGATGAAAGCTACTCCAAACAGATAGTTCTCACGTAGAATAAGCTTTTATTTTGGGTTATTTAATTGAAGTaataaacttgttttgacTTTGTATCTCATTCGTTTCATTCCTTTGTGAGATAAATCCTCCTCTTACACGTGAGACATCATCATGCGAACGTTCATCGCTACTGATTTATTCATTTGCAATTCTTCAATAGCcatatgaaatatgaatttcTATACGAACCATTAATCAACCCTTTTTACTGTACCGCTTCATACGTTCCGTATGGCATTCCTCCATCTCTTGCATTAGACTTGCCATCTTGTCACAATGGCGTCAAACTTGACCGAGAGAGTATGTGTGCTTAAACTTGCAAGATCACATGAAATCCCACCAAGATCGGACCGTAGAATAGGATTGCCAACCACATCATGCGCTATCATGCTAATTGAGAAACTCTAACGGAAAAACCCACACTAACCCACACTCAACAATGCTTCCGTACGATATCATCGCGTAACAGCGTCGTTAGAAATCGCTGAGAACTCGCCAGTCGCGTTAATCCTACCGGAACATTCCGTGCGGTAAGAGTTGAGTTTGGTGCTCGTAAAGATTCTACAGAGAGTTTGAAGTTTTGTGACGCTACATCACAGTATGGAAGCTGCCAAGTGGTGTCTACTGGTTGGTTTGGCTTTGGTCTGCCAGTTTGGGCTCGCTCCCGGCCAGGAAGGTGTGAAAACATGGCGCAAAGGTGGTGATGTTCAGGTAGCTTCTTACCAACCGACGTTCGTGAACGAGAGTTACATCGAGAGGGAACCTTTGCGTCCGAACGCGACCATGATGAATCTGCACCGCTCGAACGAGTCGGTTAGTGCACTCGATCGATTCATGAACAAAACCAAGGGACAAATTCCGGCTGGTGTTTGCTTTGAGGAGGTGCCAACTGTGTCGCTGTTGAAGTACAATCCACGGGGTGATATACCGCAAGGCAATGGGGTAAGTTGGCTTAGGCGACATCGAGGAACTGATTGTTGGGCTTATTATATcccattttttctgtttttcagTCAAATCCATCTCTCAGTCGCATCCAGGTTTGCTGTCCGGGATATGAGCGTAATGTGCACAACTTTAGGAAGTGTGAACCCGTATGCGAGGAACCGTGCCAGAATGGGCTCTGCGTTGGACCGAACACTTGCGAGTGCTATCCGGACTTTGTACGCAATGTTCAGGGACGGTGTGTTCCGACGTGTCCGATCGGTTGTGATCATGGAGACTGTGTGATCGGGACGGGTGAATGTCGCTGCCACGAGGGTTACGAGTTGGATCGCACCAGCAATAAGCTATGTGTGCCTAAAtgcactggaggatgtggtgaTGAGGGCCGCTGTGTGGACGTGGAGCGATGCGTGTGCAGTGAGGGATATTCGTTCGATCCGAAGCTGAAATGTGCTCCACACTGTGAAGGAGGTTGTCAGAATGGGCGATGCGTTGCACCGGGTGTTTGCAAGTGTGAAGCGGGCTATGAGATGACGGAAATCGGTTGTGAACCAGTTTGCACCAAGTGAGTAGTGTTTTGGTAAGAACAGTAGATTCTTACTTAATGTTGCTTAATTTAATGTAGCGGATGCTTCCACGGTGTGTGTACCGCACCGGAGACGTGCTCCTGTAAGCCAGGATATCAGAAGGTTGGTGATCAATGCACCGCAACTTGCGATCGACAATGTCTCAATGGCGAGTGTACTGGACCGAATGTGTGCAGCTGTAATCGTGGCTACATCCTCGACTTGGCCAACTCCTTCCAGTGAGTATACCTACTTGCAAGAAACTCTTTCACATGAGCAGTCTATATCAACCATGTTGCTCTTTCTTGCTTACTCTTTGCTTTCTAGTTGCATTCCCCACTGTCCCAACGGTTGCCCAAATGGTGTCTGTTCCGGACCCAACATGTGCCTCTGCAATGCAGGATACGTTAAGGATC
This Anopheles marshallii chromosome 3, idAnoMarsDA_429_01, whole genome shotgun sequence DNA region includes the following protein-coding sequences:
- the LOC128712532 gene encoding laminin subunit beta-1-like, with product MKILLNKGPEQCGVLSVLLVLLITSQVCSLQGDNVCYRYESYAETETIPRNQTVQVLTRQWCLEIPPRCTSYRTEIKEVFVKQNVTKTRRVEFCCEGYQERRTGNGTSGECRPICRGGCIHGECTAPNVCSCEAGFGGKYCLQRCRNGTWGVNCRNRCHCQNFAHCDTKTGHCRCTEGWMGKYCETPCAAGYFGTMCVSKCSCSTRSCHPQTGICMPDDEIVMFDNITRTVENSFSSESTERISAEQWIKVENLTHSTTSSTTTDNANITKTTFSTASTFSEIPTSSTTEAAGQMLPNATYAESYHEYLPNNTEMSMVLTKGHSRTASNESMYELVTTTSRVEITFIDTAVKKIEDHSTVNNATDEEEELLSISNDTANDTDTQLVYLESENHPVLVDISGEGTAHSEANDRQAFVTISCLLITLALLISVVFYMKRLNRKTLAKPAPSTPPPVKIVDESVQTGSDSNRSSDPLPDLPHVTYTRVKPKLQRNGDIEHYDVPANNSFIHRAKSSPYNYNFTINQKHPPRKYSLEHIYDEIQYPPLAEAANGTTQPDKPSEDQLDEKDESYSKQIVLT
- the LOC128715421 gene encoding epidermal growth factor-like protein, with translation MEAAKWCLLVGLALVCQFGLAPGQEGVKTWRKGGDVQVASYQPTFVNESYIEREPLRPNATMMNLHRSNESVSALDRFMNKTKGQIPAGVCFEEVPTVSLLKYNPRGDIPQGNGSNPSLSRIQVCCPGYERNVHNFRKCEPVCEEPCQNGLCVGPNTCECYPDFVRNVQGRCVPTCPIGCDHGDCVIGTGECRCHEGYELDRTSNKLCVPKCTGGCGDEGRCVDVERCVCSEGYSFDPKLKCAPHCEGGCQNGRCVAPGVCKCEAGYEMTEIGCEPVCTNGCFHGVCTAPETCSCKPGYQKVGDQCTATCDRQCLNGECTGPNVCSCNRGYILDLANSFHCIPHCPNGCPNGVCSGPNMCLCNAGYVKDRSLKGSQACIKRFEGVKS